In the genome of Myxococcus stipitatus, one region contains:
- a CDS encoding FHA domain-containing protein: MPALLLLTGPSAGLRYEVLSDMAIGRSPSCEIPLRDDQVSRKHAQLTVSEGQVRLADLDSRNGTLVNGARISNEVVLYPGDRVLVGSTMAVFEPPPVTLVEGGPTSPGHVPIEEVLPHVGAAAALYSAGTALLGATSEAMVLRRLADEVARALSADRAAALLGTNTGLLTAAVSGAEAMAVPRSLAQVALERKELVQAESEMCAPLVASGGMPFGVLYATRADSAFTGGEGQLLAALGRLGGEAYTAVRSRMESEDSAPVLLGASRVMRALGEAARRAANSAAPVVLHGEPGTGKTQLARVIHARSPRALEPLVIVDCRQPADAVEEALFGRASAPGRPPVASALLRADQGSLLLQHVDALSRGAAERLARLLARRVAPARQGGEEPVDVRLLVTSVAPVALQGTRGEVEASLARALMGFELEVPPLRERKQDVLVLLERFLARAARRVRREPPTLGPEAKRLLSDYSWPQNVRELELVAERLGLLYAGGRVGALHLPPEVQQGSTAIDAQTLQARVGRLERDAIAEALRESGGKKVRAAALLGISRPTLDKKIGEYGLSVARGRRGEEGR, encoded by the coding sequence ATGCCCGCACTCCTGCTGCTCACTGGGCCATCCGCGGGGCTCCGCTATGAGGTGCTCTCGGATATGGCCATTGGCCGCAGTCCGTCCTGCGAAATCCCCCTGCGGGATGACCAGGTCTCGCGCAAGCACGCCCAGTTGACGGTGAGCGAGGGGCAGGTCCGGCTCGCGGACCTCGACTCGCGCAACGGGACGCTGGTCAACGGCGCGCGCATCAGCAACGAGGTGGTGCTGTACCCAGGAGACCGCGTCCTCGTGGGCTCGACGATGGCCGTCTTCGAGCCGCCGCCCGTGACGCTGGTGGAGGGCGGCCCGACGTCGCCAGGGCACGTCCCCATCGAGGAGGTGCTGCCGCACGTCGGCGCGGCCGCGGCGCTGTACTCGGCTGGCACGGCGCTCTTGGGGGCGACGAGCGAGGCCATGGTGTTGAGGCGGCTGGCGGATGAAGTGGCTCGCGCGCTCAGCGCGGACCGGGCCGCGGCGCTGCTGGGCACCAACACGGGCCTGTTGACGGCGGCGGTGTCGGGCGCGGAAGCCATGGCCGTGCCGCGCTCGCTGGCGCAGGTGGCGCTGGAGCGCAAGGAGCTGGTCCAGGCCGAGTCCGAGATGTGCGCTCCGCTCGTGGCGTCCGGTGGCATGCCGTTCGGCGTGCTGTATGCGACCCGCGCGGACTCGGCCTTCACAGGAGGCGAGGGGCAGCTCCTCGCCGCGCTGGGGCGGCTGGGCGGTGAGGCGTACACGGCGGTGCGCTCGCGGATGGAGTCGGAGGATTCCGCGCCGGTGCTGCTGGGGGCCTCGCGAGTGATGCGGGCACTGGGAGAAGCGGCGCGCCGCGCCGCCAACAGCGCCGCGCCCGTGGTGCTCCACGGCGAGCCGGGGACGGGCAAGACGCAGCTGGCTCGCGTCATCCATGCGCGCTCGCCGAGGGCGCTGGAGCCGCTGGTCATCGTGGATTGCCGACAGCCCGCGGATGCCGTCGAGGAGGCCCTCTTCGGCCGGGCCAGCGCGCCGGGACGGCCTCCCGTGGCCTCCGCGCTGCTTCGCGCGGACCAGGGCTCCTTGCTCCTGCAGCACGTCGACGCGCTCTCGCGTGGCGCCGCCGAGCGACTGGCGCGTTTGCTGGCCCGTCGGGTGGCTCCCGCGCGGCAAGGCGGCGAGGAGCCCGTGGATGTGCGGCTGCTCGTCACGTCGGTGGCACCCGTGGCCTTGCAGGGGACTCGAGGCGAGGTGGAGGCCTCGTTGGCTCGCGCGCTGATGGGCTTCGAGCTGGAGGTGCCGCCTCTGCGCGAGCGGAAGCAGGACGTGCTGGTGCTCCTCGAGCGCTTCCTGGCGCGCGCGGCGCGGCGGGTCCGGCGCGAGCCGCCCACCTTGGGGCCGGAGGCCAAGCGCTTGTTGTCCGACTACTCGTGGCCGCAGAACGTGCGTGAGCTGGAGCTCGTGGCGGAGCGGCTGGGGTTGCTCTACGCCGGAGGACGGGTCGGCGCACTGCACCTGCCGCCCGAGGTCCAGCAGGGGAGCACCGCCATCGACGCGCAGACACTCCAGGCTCGGGTGGGGCGCCTGGAGCGGGATGCCATCGCCGAGGCGCTGCGGGAGTCCGGGGGGAAGAAGGTCCGGGCCGCCGCGCTGCTGGGCATCAGCCGGCCCACGCTGGACAAGAAGATCGGCGAGTACGGCCTGTCGGTGGCGCGAGGGCGTCGAGGCGAGGAAGGGCGCTGA